A single genomic interval of Nitrospirota bacterium harbors:
- the rplK gene encoding 50S ribosomal protein L11: MAKKEVIAQVKLQIPAGKANPAPPVGPALGPHGINIMEFCKAFNAQTQSLGDTIIPVVLSVYADRSFTFITKTPPASDLLKKAAGIIKGSSTPNKDKVGKITMAQIKEIAHKKLPDLNAHSIDKAMNIIKGTAKSMGIEIID, from the coding sequence ATGGCAAAAAAGGAAGTTATTGCTCAGGTCAAGCTTCAGATACCTGCTGGGAAAGCAAACCCTGCTCCACCGGTGGGACCTGCACTTGGTCCTCATGGTATTAATATAATGGAATTCTGCAAAGCATTTAACGCCCAGACACAGTCACTTGGAGATACAATTATCCCTGTAGTTCTAAGTGTATATGCTGATAGGTCATTTACTTTTATTACAAAGACTCCTCCAGCTTCAGATCTCCTGAAAAAAGCAGCAGGGATTATAAAAGGTTCAAGTACACCAAATAAAGATAAAGTTGGAAAGATTACTATGGCTCAAATTAAAGAAATTGCCCATAAAAAACTACCTGATCTGAATGCACATTCGATCGATAAGGCGATGAACATCATCAAGGGAACAGCTAAAAGTATGGGGATAGAAATAATAGATTGA